The genomic segment CGTCAAAAATGAGCAGCAAATCGGCACTGAGTTTGTCTTTATAGGCTTTTATGGCCGCCGGTAAATTAGGCGAGCCTTGTTCCTCCTCAGTATCCATGATGATCTTCAGATTATAATTGGGTGAAGCTTGCTGGCTATCCAATATGTCCAGCGCTGTAATAAACTGGGCGATAGGGCCTTTCGAATCGGCTGCCGAACGCGCAAATATACGCCAATTGGGGTCCAGTTTTTCAGCCGAGTCGGGCCATGGGCGTGTTTCCCACTGGCCATTGACAAGCTGTTTTAGTTCAGCCGTGTAAGGGTCTTGCTGATCCCAGGCTGAGTTATCTACTGGCTGACCATCCGCTTGTAAGTAAACCAATACAGTTTTACTTGCGCCGGGTACCAAGCGTTCAGCATAAACTATGGGGCTGCCGGACATTTTGAGCTTGTGCACTTTAAATGCCCTACGAGAAAACTCCTCAGTTAGCCAGGTCGATAGCTTTTCGATGTCATTGGGATAATTTGCATCATTCGGCAAGCTGAGAAGTTCACGGTATCGCGCGATGGCTTCTGGGGTTTTGAGTTCAACTTGCTGCTGGATTTGTGGTACTGAAAGAGACTTACTTGCCTGTGCAAGTGGTATTGTTAAGGCGGTACAACTGACGAGCAATGCAGAAGTTAACCGCGATCTGACTAAGTGCTTTAACATTATTATCATTCCTTTTTTACACCAGTTGTAGCGAAACCCTTTGCGATAGAAAAGCATTTAGAGACCACATGTACTTATTGTGCGTTAAATCACCGATTTTGTTAGACATTAGGTAGCTTTTTTGGTGTATGGGAAATTAAAATTGAGCCTTATCTTGAAACAAAAAATTAACTTTATTGACGCTTGTTTGTTGTTTTATTCGTCTAGTTTACGACCGCTAATCCCCAAAAGAACAAGGAAAAGGTAGATGAAACAAGCATATAAATTAGCATTTTGGACCATTGCAGGCCTGACTTTTCAGCAAGCTCATGCTGGCACCACCACACTGAATCTTACTAAGCCAACAGGAAACCCCAACTCGCCACAAAAACTTCGTACGGTAAGTCTGGGCTCACTGGCAGACAATTTGTTTTCTGATATGAGGCAGCTTGAACTGGAGACTGAGGCAGATATTCGCCGAGATATCAGCAGAATGAGTGCAGTAAAGGCGATTTATGCCATTGATGTGGATGCAAAAAATATTTCTGCGACCTTCAGTGGCACAGACAATTACAAAGTACGCTTAACCGTAGGTAACCTCGGTTATATACCAAGGTTAAATTCGATGGGGTTAATGTGCTGTGCCCAAGCGTTAATGTTGCTGTTCGCCTGGAAAATTTAAGACCAACAGCGACATACAATTATTACACTGGCGCGCTGGAAGACATTGATGTTTACTACAATCGTGATGTTGACGTAAGTTGTTCAGGTGGCTTGCTCTCAATTCCGGGCATTAGCCATTTTGTAAACTATTTTGCATCTGACGCAGCGACAGGTGTGGTAGATGATCTGATCAAAGCGAACCTTCAACAATTTGCACCATTGGAACAACCAGGCGCATTATTTGGTATGCAAGAGATATTGTCAGATAGTCGGGTACGCGGTAATGTCGACGCCGCAGAGCGTTATCTGGACATAGATATTGATAATATCATTGGTAATCTAGTAACAGGAATGAACCTCACCGTTAGTCTTAAGCGAGACGCCAATGGTTATGGCAAGCATCAGGCGCACATTGGCGTATATCAGACAGCTCCAACCATCACCGCCGCGTGGGGGGGGCAGTTTAATGCGAGTGCTCCAGGTGCTAACCGTATCAGTAAGTATGCGTTAAGCGGGACCTGGCGCACCAGCAGCTGGACACCAGGATTGCTTTATAACAACCAGTTTATAGGTGCTATCGCTTACAACCGCGTTTACGGTATTCCAAGCTACCTTGGCCAGAAGCAGGTCACTATTGGTAACTGCGGTAAAGCGTGTGAATAATACCTGCTGACACTCAATATTTTCGATAAGTAGAATAACAGGCTTACTGGGCTGTTATTCTATTGCGACCGCATCAAGAATGTGAGCTGTCTCACTGGCAGCATAGATCCAGCAGGGTTTACCCGACTTTAATACAGCCTTCTGCCTGACATAGTCATCCACCTCATAGCTGTCAGCGTGCTTTAATTCCTGTGCAGAAAGTAAGAAAACAGTCCCTTCTACTTGATCCGCGTCGTCGGCAGTATAGATGAGAATGGGGTGATGTTCCTTCCCACTACTTTTAAGTACGTCCGGATCACTAATTTTGACCAAGCCAACACGATAGCCGACTAAGGCATCTGCCTGTCCGTTGAGAAGGCGGCCAAACGTGTCGAGTTGTACCTGTGATTGTTGTAACGTACCGTATGAGAACAAAGCTTCCATGAGCACTCCTTCGTTTTTTGGCTCACTGTAAATGACTCCCGACTATTCGTAAAGCGGGTTTACAGGTCAGCTGGACGCCCAATATCCTTACTCTGATAGTTACATACCCCTCAGGAAAGGTCTGTTCAAGTAATGCCTGATAAGGGCGGGCATCAAACGGTAAATACCAGCCTTTGTGTATAGCGGCTGCAACACTAACCAGTGGGCACTTAAACATATCACCACCCCAGCCTCCACCAGCCTGGATCCGACTGGTACTGAACATAGGAAAGCGACTCTGACATTTCCCCTGTGGCTTATTATTCCACTGTCCGTCAAAGACAGCAGAACCTGCTGCATAGATACTGCCATCGTCATTAAAGCAGGTGTCTCGCAAAGAGGTCGGCCTTGCCGACGCCGCATCAAGCTCTGGATTATTTTTCATCCTGAGTAACCACTCATCCATTGCCGCAAAAGCGGCTGTTGTAGGGTTGTGGTCTTTATGCGCAACCCAGATAACGTGGTTTTTACTGTGACCATTTTGCTGAGCAATGCGTACCCGACTGTAAAATGAAGCAGACATATGATGCATGTCTAGCTCATTTTCCAGATAGTGTCGGGCGTCTATAATTGGCAAATTAACTTTGCCAATAAATACTTGCCCTGAGCGGTAGGCTTGCTCCATGGCCTCTAATGAACCTTCATGCCGACGAGCAGGCCCTGTTGAGGCATTTGTAATGTTATGGTTTCCCCAGAGTGTTAGCCAAATAGGGATACGGGTGCCCAGAGGGAGTACAATGTCTTCCTGACGCATATCTGCTTGGCGCTTCCAGCCGCCAATGTGATGATTGATGTGAATGAATTCATCAAAACTAATATGGCCCTCTCGCAGAGCATTAAGACCATACTGGACGCCTACATTATCCCAGGTACTTCTGCCAAAGCCTTGCTCATCTGTGCCAAAAATATGCACCAGGTCCTGCCAGTAGCTCCAGCGAGTTTTTGCAATCACCTCATCAGAAAAAAAGGGTCTTAGAAACCCCTGTCGAGGGTTATTAATGAATGCTGACAGGCCAAAATAGCCATTAATGCATTCACTGTTACCATCCGGAAATGACGGAGCGAATCCCGCCATGAGCTGGTTCAAGGGTTGCAAAAAGCCGGCTTTTTGTGGAAAGTCATTGATTGCATTAAGCCCCTCAATTTGTCTCCTGCGCTCCCAATCTCGCCAGGCCTTAGGGTCCTTTGCTCGAAAAGTGAAGTAGTTATTGAGCAGATCACAGTCAAGCGCATAGGTGGTTTGTGTGATCATGTCGGGGTAGCTGTACAAAGGAATAAGGCCGTCCAAAATCCCTTTACTATTCTGTCCGATAAGGTATTGGGCCAGCCCCCCTCCTGAGCCGCCAATGCCCACGGTGTAGAGAGGCTCACCATATAGACTAATAAATTGCTGCTTAACCCGTCTGGCAGTGTCTTCTGCAAGCAACATGTTATAGGTATAACTGGTTTTATTGCCACTGGAGCTTATCACCGCATAGCCGTCCAGTAGTTGCCGGGCCTGACGGGTCATTACCCGAGCGGCCTTTTGTCGGCCTTGCCGGTAGCCAATTCCTGATCCTCCATTAAACTGATAAATGAGCTTTTGGTTCCACTTAGAATGACTACTACGCTCCCCGACTTCTTCATTTGAAATTGGCATGATAAGGGTATAAATGAAGCGGTTAATTGTTCCTTGCTCCACTCTGAACAGGGGAGATGAATCGTGTAAACGGGCATTGTCTTCATCGAGCCTGGTCGCAACAAAATTATCGTCTTGTTTTGTCAACGTGAAGTAAAATAACCGTGTGGGTAATGAACAGTCTTTACTGTAGCCAATGACCTGCGCTCCCCTAAAGACAGGCACACCCAGGCCCTGTTGATTGTCTACAAGTGGTTGCCCAAGCTCAGACTCCTGGGTCATGCAAAAGAAAGGGTACTGATTTGGTCCTGAATATAGGTTTGTTGTTGGGCCTGTTTTTTCTAACTCAATTGGAAAGTTAAACGAATCCTGCGGTCTGGAAACCTCTGAAATATGGGGAGTAAAGCGCAACACTTGATTGGGCTGTGGTGTAGCAATCTCACTTATCTGTCGGGCACTGACCTCATCATGGTGAGGGTAGAAGTGTAATATCACACCCGTGATTGCTATCAGCACTAAGCTGATCAGAAACATGAACCCGACATTTTTGCTCATAATGACCTCTTCTGATTCAAATCAGTACGCATAATAATAAGTGTAGGGCGAAAGATCGAAGGGGGTTGTTGTTTATTTGTTATTTCAGTGGGCAGAGTTGTAACTGTTATGCACTTTGTCGATGGCTTTTAGGATGGTGACCTTAGTTGAGGGTTTGGTGATATAGCCTGTCAGACCAAGCGTTGCCCATTTACGTATCAGGTCTTTATTGCGATTAGTAGACAGAGCTATGATAGGGAGTTTCTTACAGTGCTTAAAGGTACGAATGTTTTTAGTGGTGTTGTATCCATCCAGTTCAGGCATAAATAAGTCCATAAATACCATATCAAATTTGTGCTTTTTCAAAAGCTTAATTGCCTCCAAACCCGTTGTGGCATATTCAGTGGTATGTTGTTCTTCGTGGAGGATTTTGAGTAGCATTTCACGATATATTTCGTTGTCTTCTACGACCAGAATATGCATTTTGGGCGTCTCGTCAGGCACTGTAGAAGTTGTGACCGCAGGGTTAGGAGGTGGGTGTGCCTGAGCCGCTACAACGCTGCGTGGCACACCTTTGTCATTCAGTACTGCCAACAACTCAGCCATAGAGACCTGCTTGCTTTTGAGCTGCGATTTAAGCAGTTCGACACTCTCAACAAGCTGATGTTCAAGTTGCTCTATCAGGGGGCTAATATGTTGCTGGTTAAGCTGTTCTAATAGCTTTTTTTGTACCTGGTTATGGCATGGCTGTTGTGCAATCTTATCTCTGTTGTGTGCAAAGTTTTCCTCTGTTCTGCTTCTGTATTGCGCAACATCATCAATAAGAGCACGCAGATTATTGTCTATTTTCCCAAAATGGACTTCCTGTAACTCCGAGCTTTTCTTGCTGCCAGACACTTCATTGAGTGCGTTGTGTAAAATCATCCTGAAGCGATAGTTTTCATACATAGGTTTATGAATGAAATAGTCGCTAAAAATGTCTTCCATGCAGCATTTAAATGCAATGCCTGACTCTTTATTTTCACACAGCAAGATGTTTTTGTGAGGATAATTGAGTAACCCTTGCTTAGCCAGCTCAGTGTATGTTTCGATACTGCCTGCGACATCGTCCTTAGCCATAATGATGATGGCCGGGCTACAGTCAATAATTAGCTTTGTCGTTTCCTCCCAGTGAAACACGGTGCGATACGCTTTTGTATGGGCACCGACAATTTCTATCACACCCGTAAGTTCATCTGTTTTGTCACAAACAATAACGACTTTGGGCTGAGTTTGATCAGGATTAGTTTCTACCATAGTTATCGGTTCCCTGCGCGCATGTGTGATACCTCAATCTTTTTTCGATGATGCACACAGCAGTGCCTGTAGCTGATGCAAGGATATGGGCTTAACAAAGTAGGTCTCTATGCCTACGGTGGCGTATCGGCTGGCGCAGATTTCGTCGCCCGACATACCTATCAACTGACAGGGTTGTTCATGCAGTGGCTGTTGTTCTCTAAGTATATTTGCCAGTTGAAGTCCACACTCACCATCTTCCAGGTGCGCATCGATAAAGGCCCAGTCAAACCAATCTGTCTCAAGGTGGGCCAATAATTCTTCCTTATCCCGAGCCTGTGATACTGCCACGCCCAGAGTTGCCAATTGATTGCTAAGCAGATTTAAAAACAGGGCATTATCATCAATCAGGATTGCGCTTTGACTCATGTTCCCCATTCCAAAAGTGGTTTATCCAGGTTGTGCGTCAACCAGTTTAGCAAAACATCTGCAGCTAAAGGCTTGGCAAACAGGAACCCCTGTGCGACATCAATACCGCACAGGCGTAAGTAGTTTAATTCACCAACATGTTCTATGCCTTCCGCGACTGTTTTCAGAGACAGCTTTTTTGCAAGATCAGAGGTCGCAGACACAATTGCTTGTTTTTTGCTGTCGGAATCACAATTGTGCACAAAGCTACGATCAATTTTGAGTTCACTGAAAGGCACCTGATTTAATTGTGTAAAGCTTGAAAAGCCAGTGCCAAAGTCGTCAATAGAAAGTGGGAACCCCTTGAGCCTGAATCGGAGCAACACCTCAAGAGTACGAGGTAAATTGTCGA from the Pseudoalteromonas sp. R3 genome contains:
- a CDS encoding response regulator, whose amino-acid sequence is MSQSAILIDDNALFLNLLSNQLATLGVAVSQARDKEELLAHLETDWFDWAFIDAHLEDGECGLQLANILREQQPLHEQPCQLIGMSGDEICASRYATVGIETYFVKPISLHQLQALLCASSKKD
- a CDS encoding response regulator, whose protein sequence is MVETNPDQTQPKVVIVCDKTDELTGVIEIVGAHTKAYRTVFHWEETTKLIIDCSPAIIIMAKDDVAGSIETYTELAKQGLLNYPHKNILLCENKESGIAFKCCMEDIFSDYFIHKPMYENYRFRMILHNALNEVSGSKKSSELQEVHFGKIDNNLRALIDDVAQYRSRTEENFAHNRDKIAQQPCHNQVQKKLLEQLNQQHISPLIEQLEHQLVESVELLKSQLKSKQVSMAELLAVLNDKGVPRSVVAAQAHPPPNPAVTTSTVPDETPKMHILVVEDNEIYREMLLKILHEEQHTTEYATTGLEAIKLLKKHKFDMVFMDLFMPELDGYNTTKNIRTFKHCKKLPIIALSTNRNKDLIRKWATLGLTGYITKPSTKVTILKAIDKVHNSYNSAH
- a CDS encoding DUF6351 family protein, producing MSKNVGFMFLISLVLIAITGVILHFYPHHDEVSARQISEIATPQPNQVLRFTPHISEVSRPQDSFNFPIELEKTGPTTNLYSGPNQYPFFCMTQESELGQPLVDNQQGLGVPVFRGAQVIGYSKDCSLPTRLFYFTLTKQDDNFVATRLDEDNARLHDSSPLFRVEQGTINRFIYTLIMPISNEEVGERSSHSKWNQKLIYQFNGGSGIGYRQGRQKAARVMTRQARQLLDGYAVISSSGNKTSYTYNMLLAEDTARRVKQQFISLYGEPLYTVGIGGSGGGLAQYLIGQNSKGILDGLIPLYSYPDMITQTTYALDCDLLNNYFTFRAKDPKAWRDWERRRQIEGLNAINDFPQKAGFLQPLNQLMAGFAPSFPDGNSECINGYFGLSAFINNPRQGFLRPFFSDEVIAKTRWSYWQDLVHIFGTDEQGFGRSTWDNVGVQYGLNALREGHISFDEFIHINHHIGGWKRQADMRQEDIVLPLGTRIPIWLTLWGNHNITNASTGPARRHEGSLEAMEQAYRSGQVFIGKVNLPIIDARHYLENELDMHHMSASFYSRVRIAQQNGHSKNHVIWVAHKDHNPTTAAFAAMDEWLLRMKNNPELDAASARPTSLRDTCFNDDGSIYAAGSAVFDGQWNNKPQGKCQSRFPMFSTSRIQAGGGWGGDMFKCPLVSVAAAIHKGWYLPFDARPYQALLEQTFPEGYVTIRVRILGVQLTCKPALRIVGSHLQ
- a CDS encoding gamma-glutamylcyclotransferase family protein — protein: MEALFSYGTLQQSQVQLDTFGRLLNGQADALVGYRVGLVKISDPDVLKSSGKEHHPILIYTADDADQVEGTVFLLSAQELKHADSYEVDDYVRQKAVLKSGKPCWIYAASETAHILDAVAIE